A region of Fusarium keratoplasticum isolate Fu6.1 chromosome 6, whole genome shotgun sequence DNA encodes the following proteins:
- a CDS encoding Nitroalkane oxidase — MIDFTLTQSQADAQQNAREFASTVLKKAATEYSPHQDQKSRFQATRPFYRQAVQHGLVKGQIPVPLGGTMESLTHSAIILEELFAVEPAASITIVATALGLMPLILGGTPALQEKYLKPFLSGHGEPLASLMHSEPNGTANWLEKGGRGLQTTARKVGNEWIINGEKLWTSNSAGWGEEGADLACVVCRLSDDASKTQDPNIDPASLIMILLVTPEVIANNPKEAYQVLGEPELAGHITTSGPHTRFTEFRVPHENLLCPPGEGAPIVETAFTMSAALVGAMAVGTMRAAFDEALAFAKSDTRGGSKPIIQHQSVADKLIDCKMRIETSRLLVWKAVCKLDDPAVDWKVKLEISMQAKIYSTDCAVDCVVDAMKAVGMKSYAKDMSFPRLLNEAMCYPLFDGGNIGLRRRQIQRLMTEEEYKPWEATYSSRGVEKGRL; from the exons ATGATTGACTTTACTCTTACCCAATCTCAGGCAGATGCCCAGCAGAACGCTCGGGAATTTGCGTCAACTGTCCTTAAGAAGGCTGCTACTGAATACAGCCCTCATCAGGACCAGAAGTCCCGCTTCCAGGCGACTCGCCCATTTTACAGGCAAGCAGTGCAGCATGGCCTGGTCAAGGGCCAAATTCCTGTCCCATTGGGGGGCACCATGGAGAGTCTAACTCACTCCGCCATCATTCTCGAAGAGTTGTTCGCGGTTGAACCCGCTGCCTCCATTACAATCGTCGCAACGGCCCTGGGACTGATGCCACTCATTCTGGGCGGCACACCTGCTCTACAGGAAAAGTACTTGAAGCCTTTCCTGTCTGGGCACGGTGAGCCCCTTGCCAGTTTGATGCATTCGGAGCCGAATGGAACTGCAAATTGGCTCGAGAAGGGAGGACGAGGCCTCCAGACAACAGCCAGAAAGGTTGGAAATGAATGGATTATCAATGGCGAGAAG CTTTGGACCTCGAACAGCGCCGGTTGGGGTGAAGAGGGAGCAGATCTTGCGTGCGTCGTGTGCAGGCTTTCCGATGATGCCTCCAAGACCCAAGACCCCAACATTGACCCTGCTTCACTCATTATGATCCTCCTCGTTACACCGGAGGTCATCGCAAACAATCCGAAAGAAGCATACCAGGTTCTAGGGGAGCCGGAGCTTGCGGGCCACATCACCACCTCTGGCCCGCACACTCGCTTCACCGAGTTCCGTGTCCCTCACGAAAATCTGCTCTGTCCTCCTGGAGAGGGTGCACCTATCGTCGAGACAGCTTTCACTATGTCCGCAGCCCTCGTTGGTGCGATGGCTGTTGGTACAATGCGCGCAGCCTTTGATGAAGCCCTTGCCTTCGCCAAGTCTGACACGCGCGGTGGCTCCAAGCCTATCATTCAACACCAGAGTGTGGCTGACAAGCTCATCGACTGCAAGATGCGGATCGAAACGAGCCGTCTTCTGGTGTGGAAAGCGGTTTGTAAGCTTGATGACCCTGCGGTTGATTGGAAGGTGAAGCTCGAGATCTCGATGCAGGCCAAGATTTATTCGACAGATTGCGCTGTCGACTGTGTTGTGGATGCGATGAAGGCGGTTGGCATGAAGTCGTATGCAAAGGACATGTCGTTCCCCAGATTGCTGAACGAGGCTATGTGCTACCCTTTGTTTGATGGGGGTAATATTGGGCTTCGTCGGCGGCAAATTCAGCGTCTCATGACTGAAGAGGAATACAAGCCATGGGAGGCAACCTACAGCTCTCGGGGAGTAGAGAAAGGGCGCTTGTAG
- a CDS encoding Cutinase: MKFFALTTLLVATASALPTSNSAQELEARQLGRTTRNDLIDGNSASCADVIFIYARGSTETGNLGTLGPSIASNLESAFGEDGVWIQGVGGAYRATLGDNALPRGTSSAAIREMLGLFQQANTKCPDATLIAGGYSQGAALAAASIEDLDSAIRDKIAGTVLFGYTKNLQNRGRIPNYPADRTKVFCNVGDLVCTGSLIVAAPHLAYGPDARGPAPEFLIEKVRAVRGSA, from the exons ATGAAGTTCTTCGCTCTCACCACACTTCTCGTCGCCACGGCCTCGGCTCTGCCCACCTCTAACTCTGcccaggagcttgaggcgCGCCAGCTTGGTAGAACAACTCGTAACGATCTGATCGACGGCAACAGCGCTTCCTGCGCCGATGTCATCTTCATTTATGCCCGAGGTTCAACAGAGACGGGCAACTTG GGAACTCTCGGTCCTAGCATCGCCTCCAATCTTGAGTCCGCCTtcggcgaggatggtgtCTGGATCCAGGGCGTTGGCGGTGCCTACCGAGCCACTCTTGGGGATAATGCCCTCCCCCGCGGAACCTCTAGCGCCGCAATCAGGGAGATGCTCGGTCTCTTCCAGCAGGCCAACACCAAGTGCCCCGACGCGACTCTGATCGCCGGCGGTTACAGCCAGGGTGCTGCACTTGCAGCTGCCTCCATCGAGGACCTCGACTCGGCCATCCGTGACAAGATCGCCGGAACTGTTCTGTTCGGCTACACCAAGAACCTGCAGAACCGTGGCCGAATTCCAAACTATCCTGCGGACAGGACCAAGGTCTTCTGCAACGTAGGCGACCTCGTATGCACAGGTAGCTTGATCGTTGCTGCACCTCACCTGGCTTATGGTCCTGATGCTCGTGGCCCTGCCCCTGAGTTCCTCATCGAGAAGGTTCGGGCTGTCCGTGGTTCtgcttga